The genomic window ATCTGGTCGACGTCGGCGTTGGAGATCCCGGCGCGGACGATGACGCCCTCGTCGAGGAGCTCGGCCAGCGCCCCGACGGAGTCGGCGTAGGGGACGTCGGGGTCGGGGCGGTGGAACTGGTAGAGGCCGATGGCCTCCACGCCCAGGCGGCGGGCCGAGGCCTTCGCCGCCTCCTTGAGGTAGGCCGGGTCGCCGTTCTTCGTCCACGACCCGTCGCCGGGGCGCAGGTGCCCGCCCTTGGTGGCGACGACCACGTCGTCGGTGGAGGAGCCGTGCTCGCGCAGGGCGCGGGCGATGAGCTCCTCGTTGTGACCGACCTCGTCCGCGTCGCGGTGGTAGGCGTCGGCGGTGTCGATGAGGGTGACGCCGGCGTCGAGGGCGGCGTGGATGGTGGCCAGGGCCCGCTCGGTGTCGGGGCGGCCCTCGATGCTCAGCGGCATGCCGCCGAGGCCGATCGCGGAGACCTGTCGGGTGGTGGGGGCGCCGGGGCGCCCGAGGCTGCGCTGCTTCACGTCGTGAACCCTAGGAACCGGCCCGCTAGAAGTCCAACAACTGCTCCTTCTCGCCGCCAGAAGTACAGTTCATGCGTGGACCTCCGTCAGATGCAGTACGTCGTCGCCCTCGCCGACGAGCGCCAGTTCACCCGCGCCGCGGCCGTCAGCGGCGTCTCGCAGTCCGGCCTGTCGGCGGCGATCCGCACCCTGGAGGACGAGCTGGGCACCGCGCTGTTCGACCGCAGCCCGCGGCTGGTCCGGCCGACGGACGCGGGCCTGGCCCTGCTGCCCTTCGCGCGCTCGATGCTCACCCAGGCCACCGCGGCCCGCGACGCCGTCGTGCAGGCCACCCACCGCCTGTCGGGCTCGCTGCGCGTCGGGGCCGAGCAGTGCCTGGGCTTCGTCGACGTCTCGACGCTGCTCGAACGGTTCCACCGCAGGTTCCCGCAGGTCGAGGTCCACTTCGAGCAGTCCGGTTCGCACGACCTGGTGGCCCGGCTGCGCGAGGGCGAGCTCGACCTAGCCTTCGTCGCGACCACCGAGCACCTGGGGGCGATGTCGGCCGCCGAACTCGGCCGTGAACCGCTCGTCCTGCTGACCCCGGGCGACCACCCGCTGGCCGGGCGGGGCCGGGTGGACTGGGCCGACCTGGCCTCGGTGCCCTTCATCGACTTCGTCCCGTCCTGGGGGATCCGTCCCCTCACCGACACCGCGTGCGCCAGCCGCGGCGTGCACCGGCGGGTGCGGTTCAGCGTGGGCGACGTCCACGCGCTGCTGGACCTGGTGCGGCGGGGGCTGGGGGTCGCCGTCGTGCCCCAGCACGTGGCCGCCAAACCCGAGGCGGCGACCTCCGCCGTGGTGGCGATGCCCGTGGACGCGCCGCAGTGGGTCGTGTCCGTCGTCACCTCGCCCGTGGGGGCGTCGGTGGCCTCCCCGGCCCCGCAGCTGCTCGAACTCCTGGAACTGGATCAGCCCGGCACGGTGGAGACCGCGAACGTGCGCCGGAACCCGAAGGGCGTGCCGTAGGGGCGGGCGGGGTAGGCCTGCCGCAGCGCGGCGGCGTACTCGCGTTCGAACTCGGCGGCGGACGGTGCGTCGAGGGCCTGCAGCACCGGGCGCAACCCCGTCCCGCGCACCCACTCCAGCACCGGGTCCTCGCCGGGCAGGACGTGCACGTACTCGGTCTGCCAGACGTCGGCCTGCAGTCCTGCGCCCGCCAGGACGTCCAGGTACTCCTGCGGGGCCGCCACCGACTCCGTGCCGCGCAGCACTCCGGCGAGGCGGTGCCGCCACGGGGGCGAGTCCGCGAGTTCGCGCATCAGGACGTGCGAGGGGGCGTCGAAGTTCGACGGCACCTGGAACGCCAGCCACGCACCCGGGGCGAGCTGGGACGCCCACCGCCGCAGCAGGTCACGGTGCCCGGGGACCCACTGCAGGACGGCGTTGCTGACGACGACGTCGACGCTCGTCGCGTCGAACTCCTGCGCGGGCGCGACGGTGAACTCGACCCCCTGGTCCGTCGGCGCCTGCGCGATCATCTCGGGGGAGGAGTCGAAACCCCGGACGCGCGCGCCGGGCCAGCGGCGGGCGAGGTCGAGCGTGAGGTTTCCCGGCCCGCAGCCGACGTCCACGACGACCCGCGGGTCCTGCGCCCCGACCCGCGCCACGAGGTCGTGGAACGGGCGCGAGCGGGGGGAGGCGAACCGGGCGTACTGGGCCGGGTCCCACGTCGGCGAACTCACGGACCCGACCCTACGCCCGGGCGTTCAGCCCCGGTCGAGCGCCGGCCGCTTCGGGTCGAACGTCCACCCGGGGTGCAGGAACTGCATGGCGACCGCGTCGTCGCGGGCCCCGAGACCCTCGCGCAGGTACAGCTCGTGCGCCTCGGCGAGGCGCTCCTCGTCGAGCTCCACCCCGAGCCCGGGGGTGGTCGGCACGTCGAGGAACCCGTCGCGGATCCGCAGCGGTTCCCTCGTCAGCCGCTGCCCGTCCTGCCAGATCCAGTGCGTGTCGATGGCGGTGACGTCCCCGGGCGCGGCCGCGGCGACGTGGGTGAACATCGCCAGCGAGATGTCGAAGTGGTTGTTCGAGTGCGACCCCCACGTCAGCCCCCACGCGGCGCACAGCTGCGCGACGCGGACCGAACCCGCCATCGTCCAGAAGTGCGGGTCGGCCAGCGGGATGTCCACGGCGTTCGTGCGCACGGCGTGCCCGAGCTGGCGCCAGTCGGTGGCGATCATGTTCGTCGCGGTCGTCATCCGCGTGGCGCGCTTGAACTCGGCCATCACCTCCCGGCCGGAGTACCCGCCCTCGGCCCCGCACGGGTCCTCGGCGTAGGCGAGGACGTCGCGCAGGCGCTCGCCGTACCGGACCGCGTCGGCCAGCAACCAGCCGCCGTTGGGGTCCAGGGTGATCCGGGCGTCGGGGAACCGGCGGGCCAGGGCCGTGACGACCTCGACCTCCTCCTCACCGGGCAGGACCCCGCCCTTGAGCTTGAAGTCGGCGAACCCGTACTTCGCCTGCGCGGCCTCGGCCAGCCGGACGACCGCGTCGGCGTCCATCGCGGGCTCGTGCCGCAGGCGTTCCCAGTCGTCGCCGTCCGGCTCGGACCGGTAGGCCAGGTCGGTCTTCGCCCGGTCGCCGACGAAGAACAGGTACCCCAGCGCCTGGACGCGGTCGCGCTGGCGGCCGTCCCCGAGCAGGTCCGCGACGGGCACCCCGAGGAACGTGCCGAACAGGTCCAGCAGGGCCGCCTCGAGGGCGGTGACCACGTGGACCGTGGTGCGCAGGTCGAACGTCTGCAGGCCGCGGCCGCCGGCGTCACGGCCCGCGAACGTCCGCTGGACCTCCTGCAGCAGGTTCCGGAACTGCGCGACCGGCCGCCCGAGGAGCAGCCTCCCGGCCTCCTCGAGCGTCGAGCGGATCGCCTCGCCGCCGGGGACCTCCCCGACGCCCGTGCGCCCGTCGGAGTCGGTGAGGACCACGACGTTGCGGGTGAAGAACGGCGCGTGCGCGCCGGAGAGGTTGAGCAGCATGTCGTCGTGGCCGGCGACCGGGACGACGCGCACCCCGGCGACGACGGGGGAACCCATCACAGGACCCGCTTCACGAGGTCCGTCAGCTCCGCGAGCTCGGCCGCGGTGAGGTCGGTCAGCGGCGGCCGGACGGGCCCGGCGCTGCGGCCGGCCGCGGTCATCCCGGCCTTGACGATGGACACCGGGTACCCGGCGGCGCGGTCGCGGATGTCGAGGTAGGGGATGACGAACTCGCGCAGCTTGTCGTAGACGGCGGCGCGGTCGTGGGCGCGGACCGCGGTGTAGAAGTCCATCGCCCACGCCGGGGCGAAGTTGAAGATCGCCGAGGAGTACGTCGTGGCGCCGAGTTCGAGGTAGGGCAGCGCGTACGTCTCGGCGGTGGGCAGGCCCCCGACGTAGACGAGGCGGTCGCCGTGCGTGGCGTGCAGCGTCGCGAGCAGGTCGATGTCGCAGATGCCGTCCTTGAACCCGATGAAGTTGTCGAACTCCGCCACGAGCCGGGCGACGGTGCGGGCCGTGAACCTCGCGTTGGCCCGGTGGTAGACGACGACGCCGAGGGTGGTGGCCCGGCAGACGGCCGCGACGTGCGCGTACAGGCCGTCCTGGGTGAGCTCGTTGAGGTACGGCGGCAGCACGAAGACGCCGTCCGCGCCGGCGGCCTCGACCTCCTTCGCCATCGCGACGGCCGTGGCCGTGCCGTACCCGACGGGCCCGACGACGGGGGACTTCCCGGCGTTCGCCTCGACGGTGGCGCGCACGATCGCCAGGACCTCCTCGTGGGTGAGGGCGGGGAACTCCCCGGTGCCACCGGCGGCGAACAACCCGGCCGCGCCGAAGCCGGACAGGTGCTCGACGTGGTCGCGGTAGCCGGCCTCGTCGAAGGACAGGTCGGCGCGGGTGTGGGTCACGGGGAACGACAGCA from Kineococcus rhizosphaerae includes these protein-coding regions:
- a CDS encoding LysR family transcriptional regulator encodes the protein MDLRQMQYVVALADERQFTRAAAVSGVSQSGLSAAIRTLEDELGTALFDRSPRLVRPTDAGLALLPFARSMLTQATAARDAVVQATHRLSGSLRVGAEQCLGFVDVSTLLERFHRRFPQVEVHFEQSGSHDLVARLREGELDLAFVATTEHLGAMSAAELGREPLVLLTPGDHPLAGRGRVDWADLASVPFIDFVPSWGIRPLTDTACASRGVHRRVRFSVGDVHALLDLVRRGLGVAVVPQHVAAKPEAATSAVVAMPVDAPQWVVSVVTSPVGASVASPAPQLLELLELDQPGTVETANVRRNPKGVP
- a CDS encoding trans-aconitate 2-methyltransferase: MSSPTWDPAQYARFASPRSRPFHDLVARVGAQDPRVVVDVGCGPGNLTLDLARRWPGARVRGFDSSPEMIAQAPTDQGVEFTVAPAQEFDATSVDVVVSNAVLQWVPGHRDLLRRWASQLAPGAWLAFQVPSNFDAPSHVLMRELADSPPWRHRLAGVLRGTESVAAPQEYLDVLAGAGLQADVWQTEYVHVLPGEDPVLEWVRGTGLRPVLQALDAPSAAEFEREYAAALRQAYPARPYGTPFGFRRTFAVSTVPG
- a CDS encoding 5-dehydro-4-deoxyglucarate dehydratase gives rise to the protein MSSYSPDQLRSALGAGLLSFPVTHTRADLSFDEAGYRDHVEHLSGFGAAGLFAAGGTGEFPALTHEEVLAIVRATVEANAGKSPVVGPVGYGTATAVAMAKEVEAAGADGVFVLPPYLNELTQDGLYAHVAAVCRATTLGVVVYHRANARFTARTVARLVAEFDNFIGFKDGICDIDLLATLHATHGDRLVYVGGLPTAETYALPYLELGATTYSSAIFNFAPAWAMDFYTAVRAHDRAAVYDKLREFVIPYLDIRDRAAGYPVSIVKAGMTAAGRSAGPVRPPLTDLTAAELAELTDLVKRVL
- a CDS encoding enolase C-terminal domain-like protein yields the protein MGSPVVAGVRVVPVAGHDDMLLNLSGAHAPFFTRNVVVLTDSDGRTGVGEVPGGEAIRSTLEEAGRLLLGRPVAQFRNLLQEVQRTFAGRDAGGRGLQTFDLRTTVHVVTALEAALLDLFGTFLGVPVADLLGDGRQRDRVQALGYLFFVGDRAKTDLAYRSEPDGDDWERLRHEPAMDADAVVRLAEAAQAKYGFADFKLKGGVLPGEEEVEVVTALARRFPDARITLDPNGGWLLADAVRYGERLRDVLAYAEDPCGAEGGYSGREVMAEFKRATRMTTATNMIATDWRQLGHAVRTNAVDIPLADPHFWTMAGSVRVAQLCAAWGLTWGSHSNNHFDISLAMFTHVAAAAPGDVTAIDTHWIWQDGQRLTREPLRIRDGFLDVPTTPGLGVELDEERLAEAHELYLREGLGARDDAVAMQFLHPGWTFDPKRPALDRG
- a CDS encoding aldo/keto reductase produces the protein MKQRSLGRPGAPTTRQVSAIGLGGMPLSIEGRPDTERALATIHAALDAGVTLIDTADAYHRDADEVGHNEELIARALREHGSSTDDVVVATKGGHLRPGDGSWTKNGDPAYLKEAAKASARRLGVEAIGLYQFHRPDPDVPYADSVGALAELLDEGVIVRAGISNADVDQIEEADRVLGGRLVSVQNQFSPAFRSSQGELEHCASRGISFLPWSPLGGISNAAELGSRHAVFAEVAQAHDVSPQQVTLAWELALADVVLPIPGSSRPASITDSLAAADLDLSTDEIARLSAATSGEDRS